A genomic window from Hyla sarda isolate aHylSar1 chromosome 8, aHylSar1.hap1, whole genome shotgun sequence includes:
- the LOC130285395 gene encoding olfactory receptor 10AG1-like gives MQRNVTEFFLLGFSDLPPSLQAIIFSFFLCSYILTIIGNGLIILSVSFEPILKTPMYFFLRNLSFHELCLTTVTVPKVLENFLSKERTISFVACASQMFFFFCIGVSECVFLGVMAFDRYMAICHPLQYTLVMSPKMCHKLTIGSWVIGSLVSLVQTSYIFSLPYCGSNRIAHFFCDNPSLLNLACTNTFINELLLFVSCMCAAGIPFLLILCSYVKILSSILLIHSSEKRHKALSTCSSHLISVFLFYGTAMFTYLRLGTYGSDDNDRMISLFYCIVIPAINPLIYSLRNKEMKTAIRKLMTKIPSKMNGISY, from the coding sequence ATGCAGAGGAATGTTACTGAGTTCTTCCTCCTTGGGTTCTCTGATCTTCCGCCATCATTACAGGCCATAATATTCTCCTTCTTTCTGTGCTCCTACATTCTGACAATAATCGGTAATGGCCTCATCATATTGTCCGTATCCTTTGAACCAATTCTTAAAACTCCTATGTATTTCTTTCTGAGGAATTTATCTTTCCATGAACTTTGTTTAACTACAGTCACTGTTCCTAAAGTCTTGGAGAACTTCCTTTCAAAGGAACGGACCATCTCATTTGTGGCCTGTGCCTCTcagatgtttttctttttttgcattggaGTATCAGAATGTGTCTTTCTTGGGGTTATGGCCTTTGACCGGTACATGGCCATCTGTCACCCATTGCAGTACACCTTGGTGATGAGCCCTAAGATGTGTCATAAGTTGACTATAGGATCTTGGGTTATTGGATCTTTGGTGTCTTTAGTACAAACAAGTTACATCTTTAGTTTGCCATATTGTGGGTCCAATCGTATTGCCCACTTCTTCTGTGACAATCCTTCACTTCTTAACTTGGCTTGTACCAACACGTTCATCAATGAGCTCCTACTGTTTGTCTCCTGTATGTGTGCAGCTGGGATCCCATTCCTTCTCATCCTCTGCTCATACGTTAAAATCCTGAGCTCCATTCTTCTCATTCATTCCTCAGAAAAGCGGCACAAAGCTCTGTCCACGTGCAGCTCACACTTGATATCTGTCTTCTTATTCTACGGCACCGCCATGTTTACCTATCTACGCTTGGGCACTTATGGGTCTGATGACAACGACAGGATGATATCTCTGTTTTATTGTATTGTGATACCAGCTATAAATCCCCTTATCTATAGTCTGAGGAACAAGGAGATGAAGACCGCCATAAGGAAGCTCATGACCAAGATTCCCAGCAAAATGAATGGAATCAGCTACTGA
- the LOC130285396 gene encoding olfactory receptor 10AG1-like: MRTNITEFFLLGFSDLSPPLQVTIFTFFLCSYIITMVGNTFIILFASFDPVLQTPMYFFLRNLSFYELCFTTVTIPKILENFLSKERTISFLACALQMFFFFSVGVSECVFLGVMAFDRYMAICHPLRYTLVMSPKMCYKLTVGSWAFGFLVSLGQTSYIFSLPYCGPNLIGHFFCDIAPVLSLACTNTFINELLVFICCLCGAVVPFLLILCSYAKILSSILLIHSSEGRHKALSTCSSHLVSVFLYYGTAMFTYLRLGTSDDNDRMISLFYCIVIPAINPLIYSLRNKEMKTAIRKLMTKILNRTNGISY, from the coding sequence ATGAGGACAAACATCACTGAGTTCTTCCTCCTGGGGTTCTCCGACCTTTCTCCACCATTACAGGTCACAATATTCACCTTCTTCCTGTGCTCCTACATCATCACAATGGTGGGTAATACCTTCATCATACTGTTTGCGTCCTTTGATCCGGTTCTCCAAACCCCTATGTATTTCTTCCTGAGGAATTTATCTTTCTATGAACTTTGTTTCACTACAGTGACAATTCCAAAAATCTTGGAGAACTTCCTATCAAAGGAACGGACCATCTCATTTCTGGCCTGCGCCCTTCAgatgtttttcttcttttctgttgGAGTGTCAGAATGTGTCTTTCTTGGGGTTATGGCCTTTGACCGGTACATGGCTATCTGTCACCCATTGCGGTACACCTTGGTGATGAGCCCTAAGATGTGTTATAAGCTGACTGTAGGATCTTGGGCTTTTGGATTTTTGGTGTCTTTAGGACAAACAAGTTACATCTTCAGTTTGCCATATTGTGGGCCCAATCTAATTGGCCACTTCTTCTGTGACATTGCTCCAGTCCTCAGCTTGGCTTGCACCAACACGTTCATCAATGAGCTCTTAGTCTTCATTTGCTGCCTGTGTGGTGCTGTGGTGCCATTTCTTCTCATCCTCTGCTCATACGCCAAAATCCTGAGCTCCATTCTTCTCATTCACTCCTCAGAAGGACGACACAAAGCTCTGTCCACCTGCAGCTCACACTTGGTATCTGTCTTCCTCTATTATGGCACCGCCATGTTTACCTATCTACGCTTAGGCACTTCTGATGACAATGACAGGATGATATCTCTGTTCTATTGTATTGTGATACCAGCTATAAATCCTCTTATCTATAGTCTAAGGAACAAGGAGATGAAGACCGCCATAAGGAAACTCATGACCAAGATTCTCAACCGAACAAATGGAATCAGTTACTGA